In a single window of the Synechococcus sp. WH 8016 genome:
- the dcd gene encoding dCTP deaminase: MLKNDRWITDQADAGMLEPFQNGLVRHLDPDQRQGPVLSFGCSSYGYDLRLSPKEFLIFRHVPGTIMNPKRFNPDNLESTPLHHDEDGDYFILPAHSYGLGVALEKMRVPPNITVICLGKSTYARLGIIVNTTPAEAGWEGHLTLEFSNSSGADCRIYANEGICQLLFFEGDPCETTYSDRQGKYQHQPERVTLAKV; encoded by the coding sequence ATGCTGAAGAACGATCGCTGGATTACGGATCAAGCAGATGCAGGCATGCTTGAACCTTTTCAAAATGGATTGGTACGCCACTTGGATCCGGATCAACGCCAAGGTCCGGTCCTGAGTTTTGGCTGCTCGTCCTACGGCTACGACCTAAGGCTCTCGCCAAAGGAGTTTTTGATCTTTCGCCACGTCCCAGGCACGATCATGAATCCCAAGCGATTCAACCCTGACAACCTTGAATCAACGCCTCTTCATCATGATGAGGATGGCGACTATTTCATCCTTCCAGCCCATTCGTATGGCTTGGGTGTGGCCCTTGAAAAAATGCGCGTGCCACCCAATATCACGGTGATTTGCCTTGGTAAGAGTACGTATGCCCGTTTAGGCATCATTGTGAATACAACTCCGGCTGAGGCTGGATGGGAGGGACATCTCACCTTGGAGTTTAGTAATAGTTCTGGCGCTGATTGTCGGATTTATGCCAATGAAGGGATCTGTCAGTTGTTGTTTTTCGAGGGTGATCCTTGTGAAACCACCTATAGCGACCGGCAAGGGAAATATCAGCATCAGCCAGAGCGGGTAACGCTGGCCAAGGTCTGA
- a CDS encoding cob(I)yrinic acid a,c-diamide adenosyltransferase, whose translation MTVSLSPTHHSRESRTVDHRTLEQAGLRRLPSVEVRPPLHLVAPEGQLQVHTASFRGSFSGVLSQALRTAGLGSHVLIAQFLKGGVGQGPQSSLTLCDRLRWLRPSVTECLSDAADSRDDEVKEAVQAVWQICKTHLLEGTLDQLVLDEIGLAIELGYLSHEDVLSVLEQRPSAMDVIVTGPAIPAEMMEMADQVTELRRGF comes from the coding sequence ATGACCGTCAGCCTCAGCCCTACCCATCATTCCCGTGAGTCGCGGACTGTTGACCACAGGACTCTCGAGCAAGCAGGACTCAGGCGACTCCCCTCCGTGGAGGTTCGTCCACCGCTGCATTTGGTGGCTCCGGAAGGTCAGCTTCAGGTGCATACCGCCTCCTTTCGGGGGAGTTTTTCTGGTGTTCTGAGCCAGGCGCTGCGCACGGCAGGCCTGGGGAGCCATGTCTTAATTGCTCAGTTTCTTAAGGGTGGAGTGGGCCAAGGCCCTCAAAGCAGCCTCACCCTCTGCGATCGGCTGAGATGGTTGCGCCCTTCCGTGACGGAATGTCTCTCAGATGCTGCTGATAGCCGCGATGACGAGGTCAAAGAGGCGGTTCAGGCGGTTTGGCAGATCTGCAAAACCCATCTTTTAGAAGGCACGTTGGATCAACTCGTGTTGGATGAGATTGGCTTGGCAATCGAGCTGGGCTATCTGAGTCATGAGGATGTCTTGTCGGTGTTGGAGCAACGGCCATCCGCCATGGATGTGATTGTGACGGGGCCCGCGATCCCTGCAGAGATGATGGAGATGGCTGATCAAGTGACGGAATTGCGTCGAGGTTTTTAA